TCGGGCACGGTCATTCGGACGAGCATGGAGGGCATTTCTACTATGGGTAGAAATACCCAAGGCGTTCGATTGATTCATACGCGCGAAGACGACGAAGTGGCGACGGTCACGCAAGTCGATCGCGGGGAGAATGACGTCGAAGGCGGAGAAGATCACGGAGCGCCGGACATACCGGAGACGTTAGAGTAATATTTATTAAGGGATTGGTCTTTAACGCCAATCCTTTTTGTTTTATAATTGGGTGCATCCCCATTGACACATTGAGAAGCGAGGGAATCCCATGGTCACGGTAGCCGTATCCGTGCTGAAATCCGGAGAACGTTTGATCGAGGAAGTGCGTACTTCGCAAGGCGGCGTTCTGATGGAAAAAGGGAAAGTGCTTAGTGCGAGAGACCTAGAGGTGCTCAAAGCATTTCTTATCAAATACGTGGCCATCGACGCGAAGCCTGAAGACGGACAAGAAGCGGCCGAGGATGTCGCCGCTTCGAAGTTTATGTCGAACGACATGGCTCTGTTTTATCAGGCTTACGAAGCGCTGTATCAAATATTGAAAAAGGCGTTTCGCGTCGTCAGCGCGGGGAGCGATCAGCTCCCTTTGCTGGAGATGCGTACGCATCTAGAACAGCTCCTTAGTTATGTAGAGTTGTACAACCCGCTGACGTTTACCGCCAGACGGGCCGGTCCCGACGATTATTTAATTCACAACGGGATCATGGTCGGGTTGACCTCCTACCTCCTCGCTCGCTGGCATGGGATGCAGCAGCGGGATTGGATTCCGATCGCGCTTTCGGGCATTTTGCACGACATCGGCACGACGCGGATCGACGATGCGATCGTCAACAAGCCGTCGAAGCTGACCGCCTCCGAATTCGAGGACCTTAAGAAACATACGATAATCGGGTACAATATTTTAAAAAATATCCCGGGAATCAACGAAGGCGTAAAACTGAGCGCGCTGCAGCACCACGAACGGCTGGACGGTTCCGGATATCCGCTCGGGGTCAAGGGCGAAAAAATTCACGTTTACGCGAAACTGATCGCGGTTACCGACGTGTTCCACGCGATGACGACGAGCCGGCAGTACAAGAAAGCCTCCTCCCCCTACCTCGTGTTGGAGCAATTGCGGAAGGATGCGTTCGGGAAACTGGAGCCGGTGCTGGTGCAGACGTTCATTCAGAAAGTGACCCAGTTCCACAACGGAACGATCGTAAGGTTGAATGACGGTACGGTCGCCGAAATCGTGTTTACGGATCCCAACAATCCTACCCGACCGATGGTAAGCGTGAACGGGCAGATCATCAATTTGGCGATGGACCGGGAACGATTTATTCAGGAAGTCATATCGTATTAACTTCCCTCCCTGGGGCTCGGCGTCGTTTGCCGAGCCCTCCCTTATTTTGTATTTTGACATTCCTTGTGCCGCATGGTACATTATAAATCCGCGCTTCGAACGAATAAAACGAAGCCGCGGTGGGAATAAAAAAAGATGTTGCATCGGATAGGCGAACGTGGTATTATATAAAAGTCGCTGATTTCGAAGCCGACATCAAGTGTTAGAAAAGCTTGCTCCTTGAAAACTGAACAACGA
Above is a window of Paenibacillus sp. DNA encoding:
- a CDS encoding HD-GYP domain-containing protein yields the protein MVTVAVSVLKSGERLIEEVRTSQGGVLMEKGKVLSARDLEVLKAFLIKYVAIDAKPEDGQEAAEDVAASKFMSNDMALFYQAYEALYQILKKAFRVVSAGSDQLPLLEMRTHLEQLLSYVELYNPLTFTARRAGPDDYLIHNGIMVGLTSYLLARWHGMQQRDWIPIALSGILHDIGTTRIDDAIVNKPSKLTASEFEDLKKHTIIGYNILKNIPGINEGVKLSALQHHERLDGSGYPLGVKGEKIHVYAKLIAVTDVFHAMTTSRQYKKASSPYLVLEQLRKDAFGKLEPVLVQTFIQKVTQFHNGTIVRLNDGTVAEIVFTDPNNPTRPMVSVNGQIINLAMDRERFIQEVISY